The following are encoded together in the Vigna angularis cultivar LongXiaoDou No.4 chromosome 9, ASM1680809v1, whole genome shotgun sequence genome:
- the LOC128194096 gene encoding uncharacterized protein LOC128194096, producing the protein MDSTFSRFGFLIIGISISFYVFTAQSQGQNGRSDAESGSPAFIVSSPPPPPPPPPPPPPPPPSPPPPSSLPGTRLVAPPPGSMPPLSNEMGAPQPQRHLGHHHHHHVHAPPPPPKMNAGKKVGLLFAGIAATMQVGMVGYLVVKRRQLLNSDEDRYENCS; encoded by the coding sequence ATGGATTCGACGTTTTCGCGCTTTGGATTCTTGATTATTGGCATTTCCATTAGCTTTTATGTGTTTACTGCACAATCCCAGGGACAAAATGGGAGGAGTGATGCCGAATCAGGATCACCGGCTTTTATTGTGTCCAGCCCTCCACCCCCGCCCCCGCCCCCGCCCCCTCCACCACCTCCACCACCGTCTCCTCCGCCTCCTTCATCACTTCCTGGGACACGTTTAGTTGCTCCACCGCCAGGATCAATGCCTCCCCTTTCTAACGAGATGGGTGCGCCACAGCCGCAACGTCACCTgggccaccaccaccaccaccatgtGCACGCACCGCCACCGCCACCGAAGATGAATGCGGGGAAAAAGGTTGGACTTTTGTTTGCTGGCATTGCGGCAACCATGCAAGTTGGCATGGTTGGGTACTTAGTAGTAAAGAGAAGACAACTTTTGAATAGCGATGAGGACAGATACGAGAATTGTTCTTGA
- the LOC108319310 gene encoding growth-regulating factor 5 isoform X3 — protein MMSATATARNRSPFTPSQWQELEQQALVFKYMVTGTPIPPDLIYSIKRSLDSSISSRLFPHHPIGWGCFEMGFGRKVDPEPGRCRRTDGKKWRCSKEAYPDSKYCERHMHRGRNRSRKPVEVSSATSTATNTSQTIPSYTRNLSLANPTITSPSFPFSPLPSSMPCDSQPFSQSYQNPSLNPFFYAQSTSSRPPDSDFSPQDATTHQLFMDSASYSHDEKDYRHVHGIREDVDERAFFPEASGSARNYSDSYQPLSMSTYKSYSNSSFQNINDGTNQRQQEQQHCFVLGTDFKSTRPSKEKEAETTSQRPLHRFFGEWPPKNTDSWLDLASNSRIPTDE, from the exons ATGATGAGTGCAACTGCAACTGCCAGGAATAGGTCTCCTTTCACACCATCTCAGTGGCAAGAGCTTGAGCAACAAGCTCTTGTTTTCAAATACATGGTCACAGGAACACCTATTCCACCAGATCTCATCTACTCGATTAAAAGAAGTCTTGACTCTTCAATTTCTTCCAGACTCTTTCCACATCATCCAA TTGGGTGGGGATGTTTTGAAATGGGATTTGGCAGAAAAGTAGACCCAGAGCCAGGAAGGTGCAGAAGAACAGATGGCAAGAAATGGAGATGCTCAAAGGAGGCATATCCAGACTCAAAGTACTGTGAAAGACACATGCACAGAGGCAGAAACCGTTCAAGAAAGCCTGTGGAAGTTTCTTCAGCAACAAGCACCGCCACTAACACCTCCCAAACAATCCCATCTTATACCAGAAACCTTTCCTTGGCAAACCCCACCATAACTTCACcctctttccctttctctccttTGCCCTCTTCTATGCCCTGTGACTCCCAACCCTTTTCCCAATCCTACCAAAACCCTTCTCTCAATCCCTTTTTCTATGCCCAATCAACCTCCTCCAGACCCCCAGATTCTGATTTTTCACCTCAAGATGCCACTACCCACCAGCTATTCATGGACTCTGCTTCTTATTCTCATGATGAGAAGGATTACAg GCATGTTCATGGAATAAGGGAAGATGTGGATGAAAGAGCTTTCTTCCCGGAAGCTTCAGGATCAGCGAGGAACTATTCTGACTCGTATCAGCCGCTATCAATGAGCACCTACAAGTCCTATTCAAACTCCAGCTTTCAGAACATCAATGATGGCACCAACCAAAGACAGCAAGAGCAACAACACTGCTTTGTTTTGGGGACTGACTTCAAATCAACGAGGCCAAGCAAAGAGAAAGAAGCTGAGACAACAAGCCAGAGACCCCTTCACCGTTTCTTTGGGGAGTGGCCACCAAAGAACACAGATTCCTGGCTAGATCTTGCTTCCAACTCCAGAATCCCAACCG ATGAatga
- the LOC108319310 gene encoding growth-regulating factor 5 isoform X2: protein MMSATATARNRSPFTPSQWQELEQQALVFKYMVTGTPIPPDLIYSIKRSLDSSISSRLFPHHPSKSFAVGWGCFEMGFGRKVDPEPGRCRRTDGKKWRCSKEAYPDSKYCERHMHRGRNRSRKPVEVSSATSTATNTSQTIPSYTRNLSLANPTITSPSFPFSPLPSSMPCDSQPFSQSYQNPSLNPFFYAQSTSSRPPDSDFSPQDATTHQLFMDSASYSHDEKDYRHVHGIREDVDERAFFPEASGSARNYSDSYQPLSMSTYKSYSNSSFQNINDGTNQRQQEQQHCFVLGTDFKSTRPSKEKEAETTSQRPLHRFFGEWPPKNTDSWLDLASNSRIPTDE from the exons ATGATGAGTGCAACTGCAACTGCCAGGAATAGGTCTCCTTTCACACCATCTCAGTGGCAAGAGCTTGAGCAACAAGCTCTTGTTTTCAAATACATGGTCACAGGAACACCTATTCCACCAGATCTCATCTACTCGATTAAAAGAAGTCTTGACTCTTCAATTTCTTCCAGACTCTTTCCACATCATCCAAGTAAGTCTTTTGCAG TTGGGTGGGGATGTTTTGAAATGGGATTTGGCAGAAAAGTAGACCCAGAGCCAGGAAGGTGCAGAAGAACAGATGGCAAGAAATGGAGATGCTCAAAGGAGGCATATCCAGACTCAAAGTACTGTGAAAGACACATGCACAGAGGCAGAAACCGTTCAAGAAAGCCTGTGGAAGTTTCTTCAGCAACAAGCACCGCCACTAACACCTCCCAAACAATCCCATCTTATACCAGAAACCTTTCCTTGGCAAACCCCACCATAACTTCACcctctttccctttctctccttTGCCCTCTTCTATGCCCTGTGACTCCCAACCCTTTTCCCAATCCTACCAAAACCCTTCTCTCAATCCCTTTTTCTATGCCCAATCAACCTCCTCCAGACCCCCAGATTCTGATTTTTCACCTCAAGATGCCACTACCCACCAGCTATTCATGGACTCTGCTTCTTATTCTCATGATGAGAAGGATTACAg GCATGTTCATGGAATAAGGGAAGATGTGGATGAAAGAGCTTTCTTCCCGGAAGCTTCAGGATCAGCGAGGAACTATTCTGACTCGTATCAGCCGCTATCAATGAGCACCTACAAGTCCTATTCAAACTCCAGCTTTCAGAACATCAATGATGGCACCAACCAAAGACAGCAAGAGCAACAACACTGCTTTGTTTTGGGGACTGACTTCAAATCAACGAGGCCAAGCAAAGAGAAAGAAGCTGAGACAACAAGCCAGAGACCCCTTCACCGTTTCTTTGGGGAGTGGCCACCAAAGAACACAGATTCCTGGCTAGATCTTGCTTCCAACTCCAGAATCCCAACCG ATGAatga
- the LOC108319310 gene encoding growth-regulating factor 5 isoform X1, protein MMSATATARNRSPFTPSQWQELEQQALVFKYMVTGTPIPPDLIYSIKRSLDSSISSRLFPHHPIGWGCFEMGFGRKVDPEPGRCRRTDGKKWRCSKEAYPDSKYCERHMHRGRNRSRKPVEVSSATSTATNTSQTIPSYTRNLSLANPTITSPSFPFSPLPSSMPCDSQPFSQSYQNPSLNPFFYAQSTSSRPPDSDFSPQDATTHQLFMDSASYSHDEKDYRHVHGIREDVDERAFFPEASGSARNYSDSYQPLSMSTYKSYSNSSFQNINDGTNQRQQEQQHCFVLGTDFKSTRPSKEKEAETTSQRPLHRFFGEWPPKNTDSWLDLASNSRIPTGNNDHAASLLSLSYPF, encoded by the exons ATGATGAGTGCAACTGCAACTGCCAGGAATAGGTCTCCTTTCACACCATCTCAGTGGCAAGAGCTTGAGCAACAAGCTCTTGTTTTCAAATACATGGTCACAGGAACACCTATTCCACCAGATCTCATCTACTCGATTAAAAGAAGTCTTGACTCTTCAATTTCTTCCAGACTCTTTCCACATCATCCAA TTGGGTGGGGATGTTTTGAAATGGGATTTGGCAGAAAAGTAGACCCAGAGCCAGGAAGGTGCAGAAGAACAGATGGCAAGAAATGGAGATGCTCAAAGGAGGCATATCCAGACTCAAAGTACTGTGAAAGACACATGCACAGAGGCAGAAACCGTTCAAGAAAGCCTGTGGAAGTTTCTTCAGCAACAAGCACCGCCACTAACACCTCCCAAACAATCCCATCTTATACCAGAAACCTTTCCTTGGCAAACCCCACCATAACTTCACcctctttccctttctctccttTGCCCTCTTCTATGCCCTGTGACTCCCAACCCTTTTCCCAATCCTACCAAAACCCTTCTCTCAATCCCTTTTTCTATGCCCAATCAACCTCCTCCAGACCCCCAGATTCTGATTTTTCACCTCAAGATGCCACTACCCACCAGCTATTCATGGACTCTGCTTCTTATTCTCATGATGAGAAGGATTACAg GCATGTTCATGGAATAAGGGAAGATGTGGATGAAAGAGCTTTCTTCCCGGAAGCTTCAGGATCAGCGAGGAACTATTCTGACTCGTATCAGCCGCTATCAATGAGCACCTACAAGTCCTATTCAAACTCCAGCTTTCAGAACATCAATGATGGCACCAACCAAAGACAGCAAGAGCAACAACACTGCTTTGTTTTGGGGACTGACTTCAAATCAACGAGGCCAAGCAAAGAGAAAGAAGCTGAGACAACAAGCCAGAGACCCCTTCACCGTTTCTTTGGGGAGTGGCCACCAAAGAACACAGATTCCTGGCTAGATCTTGCTTCCAACTCCAGAATCCCAACCGGTAACAATGATCATGCTGCTTCCCTACTTTCATTATCATATCCTTTTTAA